In Streptomyces sp. NBC_00569, a single genomic region encodes these proteins:
- a CDS encoding DUF58 domain-containing protein — translation MALTGRTALLAALGSLPVGIWEPSWTGILAVNTPLALACACDFALAAPVRRLRLTRSGDTAVRLGDPADVTLTVTNSSRRPLRAQLRDAWPPSSWLPGTEVEASRHHVTIPPGERRRITTRLLPTRRGDRKADRVTIRSYGPLRLFTRQGSHDVPWTVRVLPPFHSRKHLPSKLARLRELDGRTSVLTRGEGTEFDSLREYVPGDDTRSIDWRATARQSTLAVRTWRPERDRHILIVLDTGRTSAGRVGDAPRLDASMDAALLLGALASRAGDRVDLLAYDRRIRALVQGRAAGELLPALVNAMAPLEPELVETDARGLTAAALHTAPRRSLVVLLTSLDAAPVEEGLLPVLSRLTKRHTVLVASVADPTIAEMAGARGNTEAVYDAAAAAQAQAERHRTAELLTRRGVTVVDATPNDLAPALADAYLALKAAGRL, via the coding sequence ATGGCCCTCACCGGACGCACCGCCCTGCTCGCCGCCCTGGGCTCCCTCCCCGTAGGCATCTGGGAGCCCAGCTGGACCGGCATCCTGGCCGTGAACACCCCCCTGGCCCTGGCCTGCGCCTGCGACTTCGCCCTGGCCGCCCCGGTACGCCGACTGCGCCTGACCCGTTCGGGCGACACCGCAGTACGCCTGGGCGACCCGGCCGACGTCACCCTCACCGTCACCAACTCCTCGCGCCGCCCCCTGCGCGCCCAGCTCCGCGACGCCTGGCCGCCCAGCAGCTGGCTCCCCGGCACCGAGGTCGAGGCGTCCCGTCACCACGTGACGATCCCCCCGGGCGAACGCCGCCGCATCACCACCCGTCTGCTTCCCACCCGCAGGGGTGACCGAAAGGCCGACCGGGTGACGATCCGCTCGTACGGCCCGCTGCGCCTCTTCACCCGCCAGGGCAGCCACGACGTCCCCTGGACGGTCCGCGTCCTCCCCCCGTTCCACAGCCGCAAGCACCTGCCCTCGAAACTGGCCCGCCTCCGCGAGCTGGACGGCCGCACCAGCGTCCTGACCCGCGGCGAAGGCACCGAATTCGACAGTTTGCGCGAGTACGTCCCCGGGGACGACACCCGTTCCATCGACTGGCGCGCCACCGCCCGCCAGTCGACACTCGCGGTCCGCACCTGGCGCCCGGAGCGCGACCGGCACATCCTTATCGTGCTCGACACGGGCCGCACCTCCGCCGGCCGCGTCGGCGACGCACCCCGCCTCGACGCGTCGATGGACGCCGCCCTCCTCCTCGGCGCACTGGCCTCCAGAGCCGGCGATCGGGTCGACCTGCTCGCCTACGACCGCCGCATCCGCGCCTTGGTCCAGGGCCGCGCGGCCGGCGAACTCCTGCCGGCCCTGGTCAACGCCATGGCCCCACTGGAGCCGGAACTCGTAGAAACGGACGCCCGCGGCCTGACCGCGGCGGCCCTGCACACAGCGCCCCGCCGTTCACTCGTCGTCCTCCTCACGAGCCTCGACGCGGCTCCCGTGGAGGAGGGCCTCCTCCCGGTCCTCTCCCGCCTCACCAAACGCCACACAGTATTGGTGGCTTCGGTGGCGGACCCGACGATCGCGGAAATGGCCGGCGCCCGAGGAAACACAGAGGCGGTCTACGACGCTGCCGCCGCGGCCCAGGCCCAAGCGGAACGCCACCGCACGGCTGAACTGCTAACCCGTCGCGGCGTCACGGTCGTCGACGCCACCCCGAACGACCTCGCACCGGCCCTGGCGGATGCCTACCTCGCTTTGAAGGCAGCGGGCCGACTCTGA
- a CDS encoding AAA family ATPase, with product MMAPTTDNAGPTGDPHSSRASLEALRAEIAKAVVGQDPAVTGLVVALLCRGHVLLEGVPGVAKTLLVRALAASLELDTKRVQFTPDLMPSDVTGSLVYDARTAEFSFQPGPVFTNLLLADEINRTPPKTQSSLLEAMEERQVTVDGTPRPLPDPFLVAATQNPVEYEGTYPLPEAQLDRFLLKLTVPLPSRQDEIDVLTRHAQGFNPRDLRSAGVRPVATAADLETARAAVAKTAISPEITAYVVDICRATRESPSLTLGVSPRGATALLSTARAWAWLTGRDYVIPDDVKALALPTLRHRIQLRPEAEMEGVTPDSVINAILAHVPVPR from the coding sequence ATGATGGCCCCGACCACTGACAACGCCGGGCCCACCGGAGATCCCCACAGCTCACGGGCGTCTCTGGAGGCCCTGCGCGCGGAGATCGCCAAGGCCGTCGTCGGCCAGGACCCCGCGGTCACGGGCCTCGTCGTGGCGCTCCTCTGCCGCGGCCACGTCCTTCTCGAAGGCGTCCCCGGAGTGGCCAAGACCCTCCTCGTACGCGCCCTCGCAGCCTCCCTCGAACTCGACACGAAACGCGTCCAGTTCACCCCTGACCTGATGCCGAGCGACGTCACGGGCTCCCTCGTCTACGACGCACGCACCGCTGAGTTCTCGTTCCAGCCCGGCCCGGTCTTCACCAACCTGCTCCTCGCGGACGAGATCAACCGCACCCCGCCCAAGACCCAGTCCTCCCTCCTCGAAGCCATGGAGGAACGCCAGGTCACGGTCGACGGCACCCCCCGCCCGCTCCCCGACCCCTTCCTGGTCGCGGCGACGCAGAACCCCGTCGAGTACGAGGGCACATACCCCCTCCCCGAGGCCCAGCTGGACCGTTTCCTCCTCAAGCTCACAGTCCCCCTCCCCTCCCGTCAGGACGAGATCGACGTCCTGACCCGACACGCCCAGGGCTTCAACCCGCGCGACCTGCGCTCCGCGGGCGTACGCCCCGTAGCCACCGCCGCCGACCTGGAAACCGCCCGGGCAGCCGTGGCGAAGACCGCGATCTCCCCCGAGATCACGGCCTACGTCGTCGACATCTGCCGCGCCACGCGCGAATCCCCGTCCCTCACCCTGGGCGTCTCTCCCCGCGGCGCAACGGCGCTCCTGTCCACGGCCCGCGCCTGGGCCTGGCTGACGGGCCGCGACTACGTCATCCCCGACGACGTGAAGGCCCTCGCCCTGCCCACGCTCCGCCACAGGATCCAGCTCCGCCCCGAGGCCGAGATGGAGGGCGTCACGCCCGACTCGGTCATCAACGCGATCCTGGCCCACGTCCCCGTTCCCCGCTGA
- a CDS encoding DUF4350 domain-containing protein: protein MTTQHPTAPTAAPQSAQGSTPPAHPGEQPPATSTARTPRQLWTRTRGLLIAVAILLIAAVAIALVRSEAAHGRLDPRSADPSGSRAVARLLADRGVSTRVVTTTAEARTAAGPDTTVLVASPDLLTDRQQAQLHAATTDSGGRTVLIAPGAPSLDALAPDVTVDPAPSLDALARPGCTLSAARRAGDAETGGRRFATYPADADTCYRSESLPTLLRLPEAKGGDTVLIGAPDILLNDRLDEHGNASLALQLLGSRPHLVWYLPSLSDDARATDSERRSFFDLLPSGWLWGTLQLFVAAVLAAFWRGRRLGRLVPERLPVAIRASEAVEGRARLYRKANARDRAASALRTATRTRLAPLIGVPPSQAHTPETLLPALAAALHTPGQDPRPLLFGPPPADDAALTALADQLDALEREVRHS from the coding sequence GTGACCACCCAGCATCCGACGGCTCCCACCGCTGCCCCTCAGAGCGCACAGGGCTCCACGCCACCGGCGCATCCGGGCGAGCAGCCGCCGGCCACCTCCACGGCCCGCACCCCACGCCAGCTCTGGACCCGCACGCGCGGACTGCTCATCGCCGTCGCGATCCTGCTGATCGCCGCCGTCGCCATCGCGCTCGTCCGCTCCGAAGCCGCCCACGGCCGCCTCGACCCTCGCTCCGCCGACCCGAGCGGCAGCCGCGCCGTCGCCCGCCTCCTGGCCGACCGGGGCGTCTCCACGCGCGTGGTCACCACCACCGCCGAGGCCCGCACCGCGGCAGGCCCCGACACCACCGTCCTCGTCGCGTCCCCGGACCTGCTCACCGACCGCCAGCAGGCCCAACTGCACGCCGCCACCACCGACTCCGGCGGCCGCACCGTCCTGATCGCCCCCGGCGCCCCCTCGCTCGACGCCCTCGCCCCCGACGTCACCGTGGACCCCGCACCCAGCCTCGACGCACTCGCGCGCCCCGGCTGCACCCTGTCCGCCGCCCGCCGCGCCGGCGACGCCGAGACCGGCGGCCGCCGCTTCGCCACGTACCCCGCGGACGCCGACACCTGCTACCGCAGCGAAAGCCTTCCCACCTTGCTGCGCCTGCCGGAGGCCAAGGGCGGCGACACCGTCCTGATCGGCGCCCCCGACATCCTCCTCAACGACCGCCTCGACGAGCACGGCAATGCCTCGCTCGCCCTGCAACTCCTCGGTTCCCGCCCCCACTTGGTCTGGTACCTCCCCTCCCTCTCCGACGACGCCCGGGCCACCGACTCCGAGCGCCGCAGCTTCTTCGACCTGCTCCCCTCGGGATGGCTCTGGGGCACCCTGCAACTCTTCGTCGCGGCCGTCCTCGCCGCGTTCTGGCGCGGCCGCCGCCTCGGCCGACTGGTCCCCGAACGCCTCCCCGTGGCGATCCGCGCCTCCGAAGCCGTCGAAGGACGCGCCCGCCTCTACCGCAAGGCCAACGCCCGCGACCGCGCCGCCTCCGCTCTGCGCACCGCCACCCGCACCCGCCTCGCCCCCCTCATCGGCGTCCCCCCGTCCCAGGCCCACACGCCCGAGACCCTGCTCCCCGCCCTGGCCGCCGCACTCCACACCCCCGGCCAGGACCCACGCCCCCTCCTCTTCGGCCCGCCGCCCGCCGACGACGCGGCCCTGACAGCCCTCGCCGACCAACTCGACGCCCTCGAAAGAGAGGTACGCCACTCATGA
- a CDS encoding DUF4129 domain-containing protein produces the protein MSPAGGVLWAAALRSRTGGDEPPVTIGRDPAREAARRELSEPAYHQDDTSLLQRGLNRFWEWLDKLFSAASGATPGGGFGLLVIVLAVVALAVALWWRLGTPRRSAHATAALFDDRPRTAAEHRAAAEAHAAQGHWTPAVQERMRAIVRSLEERALLDPRPGRTADEAATEAGRTLPAHTDRLRTAARDFDDVTYGGRTATQQTYERLTTLDSELDRTTPTLTGSIPRGAAE, from the coding sequence GTGAGCCCGGCGGGGGGAGTGCTCTGGGCTGCCGCGCTGCGCTCGCGCACGGGCGGCGACGAACCACCGGTGACGATCGGACGCGACCCCGCACGGGAAGCGGCCCGACGCGAGCTGTCCGAGCCCGCGTACCACCAGGACGACACGAGCCTCCTCCAGCGGGGCCTCAACCGCTTCTGGGAATGGCTCGACAAGCTGTTCTCCGCCGCCTCCGGGGCGACCCCTGGCGGCGGATTCGGCCTGCTCGTCATCGTGCTCGCGGTCGTGGCCCTCGCCGTCGCCCTGTGGTGGCGCCTGGGCACCCCGCGCCGCTCCGCCCACGCCACCGCCGCACTCTTCGACGACCGCCCCCGCACCGCCGCCGAACACCGCGCGGCCGCCGAGGCGCACGCGGCCCAGGGCCACTGGACCCCGGCCGTACAGGAACGGATGCGCGCCATCGTCCGCTCCCTGGAGGAACGCGCACTCCTCGACCCGCGCCCCGGCCGCACCGCCGACGAGGCCGCCACCGAAGCCGGCCGCACCCTGCCCGCGCACACGGACCGACTGCGCACCGCGGCCCGCGACTTCGACGACGTCACATACGGCGGCCGTACCGCGACCCAGCAGACGTACGAGCGCCTCACCACGCTCGACTCCGAACTGGACCGCACCACCCCCACGCTCACCGGCAGCATCCCCCGAGGAGCCGCCGAGTGA
- a CDS encoding glycerophosphoryl diester phosphodiesterase membrane domain-containing protein — MNDTPGWASPGSAPSDGQDDQPAQDGQDGPSGDGKDAAPDPKWSKEQPPPAQWSAPSGTGRTPPPPSPPAQGWGGGSSGGPAGPGGHGGGGYGGGGGYGGPGGGYGAGWGSWQGRPPAAKPGVIPLRPLGVGEILDGAVSTMRAHWRTVLGISLSVAVLIEIVVVLLQGLVLNSSTNTDALDDPSATASELTRAVGDTLLSSGVVQIVYLLGTIVATALLTTVTSRAVLGKSVTTGEAWKDAKPQLLKLAGLTLLLPLIAAAVLLVCMLPGILVAALSSSDSGAPLIALGALGGAVLAIWLMIRFSLASPALMLEKQSILKSMSRSAKLVRGSWWRVFGIQLLAGIIAGLVSSIIVIPFTFLAAALGGEGVSGLLDGGTGDLGWTFLIVTGVGSVIGSMLTFPITAGVTVLLYIDQRIRREALDLELGRAAGLQGYGDTTSPTSGS, encoded by the coding sequence ATGAACGACACTCCGGGCTGGGCCTCGCCCGGATCTGCCCCCTCCGACGGCCAGGACGACCAGCCTGCGCAGGACGGCCAGGACGGCCCCTCCGGCGACGGCAAGGACGCCGCTCCCGACCCGAAGTGGTCCAAGGAGCAGCCGCCGCCGGCGCAGTGGTCCGCCCCATCCGGCACCGGCCGGACCCCGCCCCCTCCGTCGCCTCCGGCCCAGGGCTGGGGCGGCGGATCCTCCGGCGGCCCCGCGGGCCCCGGCGGCCACGGAGGTGGTGGCTACGGCGGTGGTGGCGGTTACGGCGGCCCAGGCGGTGGCTACGGCGCCGGATGGGGCTCCTGGCAGGGCAGGCCCCCGGCCGCCAAGCCCGGCGTCATCCCGCTGCGCCCGCTCGGCGTCGGCGAGATCCTCGACGGCGCCGTGTCGACGATGCGCGCGCACTGGCGCACCGTCCTCGGGATCTCGCTCTCCGTGGCCGTACTCATCGAGATCGTCGTCGTCCTCCTCCAGGGCCTCGTCCTGAACAGCTCGACGAACACGGACGCCCTCGACGACCCGAGCGCGACCGCGAGCGAACTGACGCGAGCCGTGGGCGACACCCTGCTGAGCTCGGGCGTCGTCCAGATCGTCTACCTGCTCGGCACCATCGTCGCCACGGCCCTGCTCACGACCGTGACCAGCCGGGCCGTCCTCGGCAAGTCCGTGACGACCGGGGAGGCCTGGAAGGACGCCAAGCCCCAGCTCCTCAAGCTGGCCGGCCTGACGCTCCTCCTGCCACTCATCGCCGCCGCCGTCCTGCTCGTCTGCATGCTGCCCGGCATCCTCGTCGCCGCGTTGAGCTCCTCGGACTCCGGCGCCCCCCTCATCGCCCTCGGCGCCCTCGGCGGTGCCGTCCTGGCGATCTGGCTGATGATCCGCTTCTCGCTCGCCTCGCCCGCCCTGATGCTGGAGAAGCAGAGCATCCTGAAGTCGATGAGCCGCTCCGCCAAGCTGGTCCGCGGCTCCTGGTGGCGGGTCTTCGGCATCCAGCTGCTGGCCGGGATCATCGCCGGACTCGTCTCGTCGATCATCGTCATCCCGTTCACCTTCCTCGCCGCCGCGCTCGGGGGCGAAGGCGTCAGCGGACTCCTCGACGGCGGCACCGGCGACCTCGGCTGGACGTTCCTCATCGTCACCGGCGTCGGCTCCGTGATCGGCTCCATGCTCACGTTCCCGATCACGGCCGGCGTCACCGTGCTCCTGTACATCGACCAGCGCATCCGCCGCGAGGCCCTCGACCTCGAACTCGGCCGCGCGGCAGGCCTCCAGGGTTACGGCGACACCACGAGCCCCACCTCGGGGAGCTGA
- the mtnA gene encoding S-methyl-5-thioribose-1-phosphate isomerase, which yields MADQYAQTGDDKRPTDIPVLRWEEPAEGPALVLLDQTRLPVEEVELVCTDAQALVQAIRTLAVRGAPVLGIAGAYGVALAAARGFDVDEAAHALAGARPTAVNLARGVRRAHAAYRAGLGAEGDRERAARDALAAARALHQEDADASTAMAGHGLALLDEMLPGGQHRILTHCNSGALVSGGEGTAFAVALAAHRVGRLTRLWVDETRPLLQGSRLTAYEAARAGMAYTLLTDNAAGSLFAAGEVDAVLVGADRIAADGSVANKVGTYPLAVLAKYHHVPFIVVAPSTTVDPDTPDGASVEVEQRAGHEVTEITAPQVSMTGIEAGGVIPVAPLGTQAYNPAFDVTPPELVTAIVTEWGVISPVTAEGLGELCARSRQVTIS from the coding sequence ATGGCTGATCAGTACGCGCAAACCGGCGACGACAAGCGGCCCACCGACATACCCGTACTCCGATGGGAGGAGCCGGCCGAGGGGCCGGCGCTCGTCCTGCTCGACCAGACCAGGCTGCCCGTGGAGGAGGTCGAGCTGGTCTGTACCGACGCGCAGGCGCTCGTCCAGGCGATCAGAACGCTCGCCGTGCGGGGAGCGCCAGTCCTCGGCATCGCGGGGGCGTACGGGGTCGCCCTGGCCGCGGCACGGGGGTTCGACGTGGACGAGGCGGCCCACGCGCTGGCCGGCGCGCGGCCCACCGCGGTGAATCTCGCCAGAGGCGTGCGCCGGGCTCATGCGGCGTACCGAGCCGGGCTCGGGGCCGAGGGGGACCGGGAGCGGGCCGCCCGGGACGCACTCGCCGCCGCGCGGGCGCTCCACCAGGAGGACGCCGACGCCAGTACCGCCATGGCCGGGCACGGCCTCGCGCTGCTCGACGAGATGCTGCCGGGCGGACAGCACCGGATCCTCACACACTGCAACTCGGGGGCGCTGGTCTCCGGGGGCGAGGGCACCGCGTTCGCCGTGGCGCTCGCCGCGCACCGGGTGGGACGGCTGACCCGGCTGTGGGTCGACGAGACACGGCCGCTGCTCCAGGGCTCGCGACTCACCGCGTACGAGGCGGCGCGGGCGGGGATGGCATACACGCTGCTCACGGATAATGCGGCGGGGTCGCTGTTCGCGGCCGGCGAGGTGGACGCGGTGCTGGTCGGGGCCGACCGGATCGCGGCGGACGGTTCCGTCGCGAACAAGGTGGGGACCTATCCGCTTGCGGTTCTTGCGAAGTACCACCACGTGCCGTTCATCGTGGTGGCGCCGAGTACGACCGTGGACCCGGACACCCCCGACGGAGCGTCCGTCGAGGTGGAGCAGAGGGCCGGACATGAAGTGACGGAGATCACGGCACCCCAGGTGTCGATGACCGGGATTGAGGCGGGTGGCGTGATTCCGGTGGCTCCGCTGGGGACGCAGGCGTACAACCCCGCTTTCGATGTGACGCCGCCCGAGTTGGTGACGGCGATCGTCACAGAGTGGGGAGTGATTTCCCCTGTGACAGCTGAAGGACTGGGCGAGCTGTGTGCCAGGTCACGCCAGGTAACGATTAGCTAA
- the mtrA gene encoding two-component system response regulator MtrA: MMWPMKGRVLVVDDDTALAEMLGIVLRGEGFEPSFVADGDKALAAFRESKPDLVLLDLMLPGRDGIEVCRLIRAESGVPIVMLTAKSDTVDVVVGLESGADDYIVKPFKPKELVARIRARLRRSEEPAPEQLAIGDLVIDVAGHSVKREGQSIALTPLEFDLLVALARKPWQVFTREVLLEQVWGYRHAADTRLVNVHVQRLRSKVEKDPERPEIVVTVRGVGYKAGPS; this comes from the coding sequence ATGATGTGGCCTATGAAGGGACGAGTCCTTGTCGTCGACGACGACACCGCACTGGCCGAGATGCTCGGCATTGTGCTGCGTGGTGAAGGTTTTGAGCCGTCGTTCGTAGCTGACGGCGACAAGGCGCTGGCCGCTTTCCGGGAGTCCAAGCCGGATCTGGTCCTGCTGGACCTGATGCTTCCCGGCCGGGACGGCATCGAGGTGTGCCGCCTGATCAGGGCGGAGTCCGGGGTGCCGATCGTGATGCTGACCGCGAAGAGCGACACGGTGGACGTCGTGGTGGGCCTCGAGTCCGGCGCCGACGACTACATCGTGAAGCCGTTCAAGCCGAAGGAGCTCGTGGCCCGTATCAGGGCGCGGCTGCGGAGGTCCGAGGAGCCCGCGCCCGAGCAGCTCGCCATCGGCGACCTGGTCATCGACGTGGCCGGGCACTCCGTGAAGCGGGAAGGGCAGTCGATCGCGCTGACGCCGCTGGAGTTCGACCTCCTGGTGGCGCTCGCCCGCAAGCCGTGGCAGGTGTTCACGCGTGAAGTCCTCCTCGAGCAGGTGTGGGGCTATCGGCACGCGGCCGACACCCGCCTGGTGAACGTGCATGTGCAGCGGCTGCGCTCGAAGGTCGAGAAGGACCCCGAGCGTCCGGAGATCGTGGTGACCGTCCGTGGCGTCGGTTACAAGGCCGGACCGAGCTGA
- the mtrB gene encoding MtrAB system histidine kinase MtrB, which translates to MSRDSAAPAPGGPGIRSGRPVGPKAGRGSVLRRLLDGGLLLQGGMKGSPVLRLFTRWVRRPLLPAMRLWRRNIQLKIVVTTLLMSLGVVLLLGIVVIGSVRNGLLDAKVKASQSQAEGGFRAAKDKADTAAAGARDGAPTDSRAPLNTNNWMSELVTQLSSGGQSAFDVVTLSPPGADSGDSVRGPRASGGVLDPSVPDDLRERVEKMTGASQEYTRIVYEDGKDSQPGLVIGKQMTDPKGHAYQLYYLFPLTQEEKSLGLVKGTLATAGLFVVVLLGAIAWLVVRQVVTPVRMAAGVAERLSAGRLQERMKVTGEDDIARLGEAFNKMAQNLHTKIQQLEDLSRMQRRFVSDVSHELRTPLTTVRMAADVIHDARVDFDPVTARSAELLADQLDRFESLLSDLLEISRFDAGAAALEAEPIDLREVVRRVVGGAEPLAEHKGTHVRIVGDQQPVVAEADARRVERVLRNLVVNAVEHGEGKDVVVRLAAAGGAVAVAVRDYGVGLKPGEATRVFSRFWRADPARARTTGGTGLGLSIALEDARLHGGWLQAWGEPGGGSQFRLTLPRTADEPLRGSPIPLEPEDSRRNRGLSEAGLPLGGGAGKLATVPAQTAGASRVPSPVPAKEPAAPRYAVDPAALPGNGSRVVARGDTAVPATRSQDTRGPEGPREEQAGPAEGAAGSGEESGGGRAR; encoded by the coding sequence ATGTCCCGAGACAGTGCCGCTCCGGCACCCGGGGGGCCGGGAATCCGCTCGGGGCGGCCTGTGGGACCGAAGGCCGGGCGTGGCTCGGTGCTGCGCCGGCTCCTCGACGGCGGTCTGCTGCTCCAGGGCGGAATGAAGGGCAGCCCCGTGCTGCGCCTGTTCACGCGCTGGGTGCGGCGGCCGCTGCTGCCCGCCATGCGCCTGTGGCGGCGCAACATCCAGCTCAAGATCGTCGTCACGACGCTCCTGATGTCGCTCGGCGTCGTACTGCTGCTCGGCATCGTCGTCATCGGCTCCGTACGCAACGGCCTGCTCGACGCCAAGGTCAAGGCGTCGCAGAGCCAGGCCGAGGGCGGCTTCCGGGCCGCCAAGGACAAGGCCGACACAGCCGCGGCCGGGGCGCGCGACGGCGCGCCCACGGACAGCCGCGCCCCCCTGAACACGAACAACTGGATGAGTGAGCTGGTCACCCAGCTCTCCTCCGGCGGCCAGAGCGCCTTCGACGTGGTGACGCTCAGCCCGCCCGGAGCCGACAGCGGCGACAGCGTGCGAGGACCGCGGGCCTCCGGCGGGGTCCTCGACCCCAGCGTCCCCGACGACCTGCGCGAACGGGTCGAGAAGATGACGGGCGCGTCCCAGGAGTACACGCGCATCGTCTACGAGGACGGCAAGGACTCCCAGCCCGGCCTCGTCATCGGCAAACAGATGACCGACCCGAAGGGCCACGCCTACCAGCTGTACTACCTCTTCCCGCTCACCCAGGAGGAGAAGTCGCTCGGCCTGGTCAAGGGCACGCTCGCCACGGCCGGGCTGTTCGTCGTGGTGCTGCTCGGCGCCATCGCCTGGCTGGTCGTACGGCAGGTCGTCACGCCTGTACGGATGGCGGCGGGCGTCGCCGAGAGGCTGTCCGCGGGACGCCTCCAGGAACGTATGAAGGTCACCGGCGAGGACGACATCGCCCGGCTCGGTGAAGCCTTCAACAAGATGGCGCAGAACCTGCACACGAAGATCCAGCAGCTCGAGGACCTCTCGCGGATGCAGCGACGCTTCGTGTCCGACGTGTCGCACGAGCTGCGGACGCCGCTGACCACGGTGCGTATGGCCGCCGACGTGATCCACGACGCGCGCGTGGACTTCGACCCGGTCACCGCGCGGTCGGCGGAACTGCTCGCCGATCAGCTGGACCGGTTCGAGTCACTCCTCTCGGACCTCCTCGAGATCAGCCGCTTCGACGCGGGCGCGGCCGCCCTGGAGGCGGAGCCGATAGACCTGCGGGAAGTCGTACGGCGTGTGGTGGGCGGCGCCGAGCCGCTCGCCGAGCACAAGGGCACCCACGTGCGGATCGTCGGGGACCAGCAGCCCGTGGTCGCCGAGGCGGACGCCCGGCGAGTGGAGCGCGTCCTGCGCAATCTCGTCGTCAACGCCGTGGAGCACGGCGAAGGCAAGGACGTCGTGGTGCGGCTCGCCGCGGCCGGCGGCGCGGTCGCCGTCGCCGTACGCGACTACGGCGTGGGCCTCAAGCCCGGCGAAGCCACCCGCGTCTTCAGCCGCTTCTGGCGCGCCGACCCGGCACGCGCGCGTACCACCGGCGGCACGGGCCTCGGCCTGTCCATCGCCCTCGAGGACGCCCGGCTGCACGGCGGCTGGCTCCAGGCCTGGGGCGAGCCCGGCGGCGGCTCACAGTTCCGGCTGACACTGCCGCGGACGGCGGACGAACCCCTGCGCGGGTCCCCGATACCGCTGGAGCCGGAGGACTCACGGCGCAACCGCGGCCTGAGCGAGGCAGGGCTTCCGCTCGGCGGGGGCGCCGGCAAGCTCGCGACAGTTCCGGCGCAGACAGCGGGCGCGTCCCGCGTGCCGTCGCCCGTACCGGCGAAGGAACCGGCCGCACCCCGGTACGCGGTCGATCCCGCGGCACT